Proteins encoded by one window of Swingsia samuiensis:
- a CDS encoding TonB-dependent receptor yields MKRHLSLGLHISTLVFFFEFTPALARDVSPKTITHKHPPYKKLPTKAHIIPQNDEHVTVSATHKSHGTHIILSRKIMDEQLPGTNPLKTLAQLPGIQFQSDDPQGIDTYAIQLYMHGFTQNEIGMTLDGIPLGEPTFRNYNGLNPIQAISSENVARLDVSQSAGAESDANTNALGGSINYISSSPHNKTGGTIAQSFGSNSLYHSFFRFDSGKLNSSGTKFFVSYMRNDTNKWKGGGDQFMQQVNAKIVQPIGQSSHVSAFFDWDDLRMVNYQDYTPNWLKNNGPSLDNFYGLPNAWANAYNASRGVFPSSYKNVYDPKDASYYDSTASSGDSFGGINADLELTNRLRWKTTLYGHEETGHGTYANPYACSNSTSSPCSPADDTVSLNGGRIFEQVRKPSINRYGVLSSLDYHIAKNFISLGGWYENNHYSTYEYAYQQPLLGEGEPLNPFGSFSGVPYRTLWGQQYNTNTFTAFVQDTYHPISSLTLHFGFKSILNTTRVGDAENWSKRFPQLTSSESLTTAKAFLPHMSAEWHFLPRHSLFVDISENVHAYPQSGYNSSNAPMAVSQVAYNAVKDTLQPETAWTFAGGYRYADRYVDANLYLYRTNFHNRLQQILGSAGEGSLLTNNTSSVQNVGNVNMNGLDASLTLTPIRGLSLFNSLSYDHATYGQNIKSGGSTYFTKGKQVVAYPRFMYKARLSYDWKNWQTYIDAQYYSSRNFDYTGDYKISPYWMSDLGVSYTLNNVHLLNNNASSIHKLIFSFNIYNLANTRYVSTMGQNGFTMSNAQNASFNNQSILLGAPRQFFGSVRAEF; encoded by the coding sequence ATGAAAAGGCATTTATCTCTTGGGTTACACATAAGTACTCTAGTCTTTTTTTTTGAATTTACTCCTGCTTTAGCAAGAGATGTCTCTCCAAAAACAATCACCCATAAACACCCCCCTTATAAAAAACTGCCAACAAAGGCTCATATCATTCCCCAAAATGATGAACATGTTACTGTTTCTGCTACTCACAAATCGCATGGAACACATATCATCTTATCTCGCAAAATCATGGATGAGCAGCTTCCTGGCACAAACCCACTAAAAACACTCGCTCAACTCCCTGGAATTCAATTCCAATCAGATGATCCTCAAGGGATCGATACTTACGCTATTCAACTTTACATGCATGGATTTACTCAAAACGAAATTGGAATGACCCTTGATGGGATCCCTTTAGGAGAGCCAACATTTCGAAATTACAATGGCCTTAATCCCATACAAGCAATTTCCTCTGAAAATGTTGCACGGCTAGATGTTTCTCAAAGTGCAGGAGCAGAGTCAGACGCAAATACAAATGCTTTAGGCGGAAGTATTAATTATATCTCATCAAGCCCCCATAATAAGACAGGTGGAACAATAGCTCAAAGTTTCGGCAGTAATTCTCTCTACCATTCCTTTTTTCGATTTGATTCTGGAAAGCTCAACTCTTCTGGAACAAAATTTTTCGTATCGTACATGAGGAACGATACAAATAAATGGAAAGGAGGGGGGGATCAGTTTATGCAACAAGTCAATGCTAAAATTGTTCAACCAATCGGCCAAAGCAGTCATGTTAGTGCTTTCTTTGATTGGGACGATTTACGCATGGTAAATTACCAAGACTATACTCCCAATTGGCTTAAAAATAATGGGCCTTCTTTAGATAATTTTTACGGACTGCCGAATGCATGGGCAAATGCCTATAATGCGTCTCGGGGTGTTTTTCCATCGTCTTATAAAAATGTTTATGATCCTAAAGATGCGTCATATTATGATAGTACCGCATCATCCGGTGACTCTTTTGGTGGAATTAATGCAGACCTCGAATTAACAAATCGACTACGTTGGAAAACAACATTGTATGGCCACGAAGAAACAGGCCATGGTACATATGCAAATCCATATGCATGCTCTAATAGCACAAGCTCTCCATGCTCACCTGCCGATGATACCGTTTCTCTGAATGGGGGACGAATTTTTGAGCAAGTGCGTAAACCTTCCATAAATCGTTATGGTGTTTTGTCTTCTCTTGACTATCACATAGCTAAAAATTTTATTTCCCTCGGAGGATGGTATGAAAATAATCATTACTCCACATATGAATATGCTTACCAGCAACCCTTATTAGGGGAAGGGGAACCATTAAATCCCTTTGGTAGTTTTTCTGGAGTGCCATATCGCACCTTGTGGGGACAACAATATAATACGAATACATTCACAGCTTTCGTCCAAGACACATATCATCCAATTTCATCATTGACCCTTCACTTTGGGTTTAAATCGATACTGAATACAACCCGTGTAGGAGATGCAGAAAATTGGTCTAAACGCTTTCCTCAGCTTACAAGTAGCGAAAGTCTAACAACAGCTAAGGCTTTTCTGCCTCACATGAGTGCTGAATGGCATTTTTTACCACGACATAGCCTTTTCGTTGATATTTCTGAAAATGTGCATGCCTATCCTCAGTCAGGATATAATTCAAGCAATGCACCAATGGCTGTTTCCCAAGTTGCATATAATGCTGTGAAGGACACCCTTCAACCTGAAACAGCATGGACGTTTGCTGGTGGCTATCGTTATGCAGACCGGTATGTCGATGCCAATTTATATTTATATCGTACAAATTTTCATAATCGCCTTCAACAAATCTTAGGAAGTGCAGGCGAGGGAAGTCTCTTAACCAACAATACCTCATCCGTACAAAATGTTGGAAATGTAAATATGAATGGCCTAGATGCTAGCTTAACTCTAACTCCAATCCGAGGGCTCAGTTTATTTAATAGTCTTAGCTACGACCATGCAACGTATGGTCAAAATATTAAAAGTGGGGGAAGTACGTATTTTACCAAAGGGAAACAAGTCGTTGCATATCCTCGCTTTATGTACAAAGCGCGTTTATCATATGATTGGAAAAATTGGCAAACATATATAGATGCCCAGTACTATAGTTCTAGAAATTTTGATTATACTGGAGACTATAAAATATCACCCTATTGGATGAGCGATTTAGGGGTGTCTTACACTCTAAATAATGTTCATTTATTAAATAATAATGCTTCTTCTATTCACAAACTTATTTTCTCTTTTAATATTTATAACCTTGCCAACACCCGATATGTATCCACGATGGGACAAAACGGTTTTACAATGAGCAATGCTCAAAACGCTTCATTTAACAATCAGTCCATCCTCCTTGGCGCTCCGCGACAATTCTTTGGATCGGTTAGAGCTGAGTTTTAA
- a CDS encoding pirin family protein, whose amino-acid sequence MIDVRPFNQLGGAHHGWLQAKHHFSFADYYDPKRVGWGNLLVWNDDTIAAGTGFPPHPHRDMEIITYVRDGAITHEDNLGNKGRTVAGDVQVMSAGTGVVHSEYNLEPETTRIFQIWIMPDQKGHKPSWGTRTFPKGDRSGHFVVLASGQDNDNDALKIHADARVLGANLKNGEETEYSLGRERKAYLVVAKGRVEVNGKIINERDGAAVDDTDILKFKSFEDSEVVLVDVNE is encoded by the coding sequence ATGATAGACGTTCGTCCTTTTAATCAACTCGGCGGAGCACATCACGGTTGGTTACAAGCAAAACACCATTTCTCTTTTGCAGATTATTATGATCCTAAGCGTGTTGGCTGGGGGAATCTTCTTGTTTGGAATGACGATACTATTGCTGCCGGGACAGGCTTCCCTCCCCATCCTCATCGGGACATGGAAATTATAACCTATGTTCGTGACGGAGCTATTACTCATGAAGACAATCTAGGGAATAAAGGACGTACGGTTGCCGGTGATGTGCAGGTGATGTCTGCTGGTACTGGGGTCGTGCATAGTGAATATAACTTAGAGCCAGAAACCACACGTATTTTTCAAATTTGGATTATGCCAGATCAAAAAGGTCATAAACCTTCGTGGGGAACAAGAACTTTTCCAAAAGGTGATCGCTCTGGGCACTTTGTAGTCTTAGCTTCCGGTCAAGATAATGATAACGATGCGTTGAAGATTCACGCTGATGCTCGAGTACTAGGCGCCAATTTAAAAAATGGTGAAGAGACGGAATATAGTCTTGGCCGTGAGCGCAAGGCTTATCTGGTTGTCGCTAAAGGCCGAGTAGAAGTGAATGGTAAAATTATTAATGAAAGAGACGGCGCAGCTGTTGACGATACTGATATATTGAAATTTAAATCTTTCGAAGATTCAGAAGTAGTTTTAGTTGATGTGAACGAGTAA
- a CDS encoding transglycosylase SLT domain-containing protein: MLRTFFLLSILICLGGYSKDARSEDGLCSVPISQAEYQFNIPHNLLQSVALIESGRTTSRLGKREAWPWTVNAEGKGYFFNSKNEAIQAVREFIQEGIVSIDVGCMQINLHQHPDAFRSLENAFDPYLNAQYGGEFLHQLFGKTHSWLQAVGAYHSLTPQLGAEYRQHVFALWSGVEDNYRPPDFLPQVVMTSMGPKVIFPNTFEKYNSFNSKSGKHEKEVLLQASTLIKNIKKPVETSKFRYSDNIKEGKTLSSYRLNPIHDNWRGNNFY, from the coding sequence ATGCTGAGAACCTTTTTCTTATTAAGTATTTTGATCTGTTTGGGGGGGTATAGTAAAGATGCCCGAAGTGAGGATGGGCTTTGCTCTGTCCCGATCTCACAAGCAGAATATCAATTTAATATCCCCCATAATTTATTACAGTCCGTTGCGTTAATTGAGAGTGGAAGGACGACATCTAGATTAGGAAAAAGAGAGGCATGGCCTTGGACTGTTAATGCTGAGGGTAAAGGGTATTTCTTCAATTCTAAGAATGAAGCAATTCAGGCTGTTCGTGAATTTATTCAGGAAGGAATAGTTTCTATTGATGTTGGATGCATGCAGATTAACCTTCATCAACATCCTGATGCGTTTAGATCTTTAGAGAATGCTTTTGACCCCTATTTGAATGCTCAATATGGAGGAGAGTTTTTACATCAACTATTTGGAAAAACACATAGTTGGTTGCAGGCGGTTGGTGCATATCACTCATTAACTCCTCAACTGGGAGCAGAATATAGGCAGCATGTTTTTGCTTTATGGAGTGGTGTAGAGGATAATTATCGTCCTCCAGATTTTTTACCGCAAGTCGTTATGACGTCGATGGGGCCTAAAGTTATTTTTCCAAATACATTTGAGAAATATAATTCTTTTAATTCAAAGAGTGGGAAACATGAGAAAGAAGTGCTTTTACAAGCATCAACATTAATAAAAAATATCAAAAAACCTGTAGAAACATCAAAATTTCGTTATAGCGATAATATAAAAGAAGGGAAAACTTTATCCTCTTATAGATTAAACCCTATACACGATAATTGGCGTGGAAATAATTTTTATTGA
- a CDS encoding aminopeptidase P family protein: MTLSAIALHDRLKLTRQACEELGVSGFIIPRGDEFLGEYVSEASERLAWLTGFTGSAGLAAVLPNVASVFSDGRYTVQMEEQVLHDVWERHHIISEPLSKWLEQNASGLKIGYDPKLVSQSMLKSWRAKNVELVPLTQNPIDMAWKDRPLETKNAVVKHSIEFSGESSASKRKRLAELLEKNDQDAVIFADCTSVAWLFNLRGSDVPLTPIAHGYALLHADAKAELFIEKERVERDLLDAFRDEVTVYPPHHLEERLLKLSEKTVRIDSSTTPVWFEAFLKMNKARIIDEVDPCTLPKAIKNVVEQEGSRRAHHYDGVALARFLHSLTTSGVGQRETDLVERLDYFRRQSEFYKEQSFDAISAVGPNGAYPHYRAEIGKDRSLTPNSVYLIDSGGQYPFGTTDITRTVWIGPENPPKSIKEAFTRVLKGNIALSCARFPLGTTGHRLDALARLPLWEVGLDFDHGTGHGIGSYLSVHEGPQSISSVFRPTPLQEGMIVSNEPGYYQAGDYGIRIENLMLVKQAQNPKSTKHFLEFEVLTYTPIDRELIDLSLLNEDEVSWINTYHSNTFSKIAPEVEPEVQEWLKKVCEPLSE, encoded by the coding sequence ATGACATTATCTGCCATCGCCCTTCATGATCGTCTAAAATTGACAAGACAAGCCTGTGAAGAACTTGGGGTTTCAGGGTTTATTATTCCCAGAGGCGATGAGTTTCTGGGGGAGTATGTTTCTGAAGCATCTGAACGGTTGGCATGGTTAACGGGGTTTACAGGAAGTGCTGGACTAGCCGCCGTTTTGCCTAATGTCGCTTCTGTTTTTTCAGATGGTCGTTATACAGTCCAGATGGAAGAACAAGTATTACATGATGTATGGGAGCGCCATCATATTATTTCAGAACCATTGTCAAAGTGGTTAGAGCAAAATGCAAGCGGTCTAAAAATAGGCTACGATCCGAAGCTTGTTAGCCAGTCAATGTTAAAGTCATGGCGGGCGAAGAATGTAGAGCTTGTACCATTAACTCAAAACCCTATTGATATGGCATGGAAAGATCGCCCTTTAGAAACCAAAAATGCTGTAGTTAAACATTCTATTGAATTTTCCGGGGAAAGCAGCGCAAGCAAGCGCAAAAGGCTGGCCGAGTTATTGGAAAAAAACGATCAAGACGCAGTTATTTTTGCAGACTGTACGTCTGTTGCTTGGTTATTTAATTTACGAGGGAGTGATGTTCCGCTCACGCCTATTGCTCATGGATATGCTCTTTTACATGCTGACGCGAAGGCTGAGCTTTTTATTGAAAAGGAACGTGTTGAGAGAGATTTACTCGATGCTTTTAGGGATGAAGTTACCGTTTACCCCCCTCACCACTTAGAAGAAAGATTGTTAAAATTATCAGAAAAAACAGTACGCATTGATTCTTCAACAACACCTGTGTGGTTTGAAGCATTTCTGAAAATGAATAAAGCTCGGATTATCGATGAGGTTGATCCGTGTACCTTACCTAAGGCAATTAAGAATGTTGTTGAACAAGAAGGGTCTAGAAGAGCGCATCATTATGATGGTGTAGCACTTGCACGTTTTCTTCATTCATTGACGACTTCTGGTGTAGGTCAACGTGAAACTGATCTTGTTGAAAGATTGGATTATTTTAGAAGACAGTCTGAGTTTTATAAAGAACAAAGCTTTGATGCAATTTCAGCTGTTGGCCCCAATGGAGCCTATCCTCATTATCGTGCGGAGATAGGGAAAGATCGTAGTTTAACACCTAATAGTGTTTATTTGATTGATAGTGGCGGCCAATATCCTTTTGGAACAACAGATATTACTCGAACAGTTTGGATTGGACCGGAAAACCCTCCAAAGAGCATTAAAGAAGCATTTACGCGTGTTTTAAAAGGAAATATTGCTTTATCATGCGCGCGTTTTCCTCTTGGGACAACAGGACACCGTCTTGATGCATTGGCACGGCTCCCTTTGTGGGAAGTTGGCTTGGATTTTGATCATGGAACAGGGCATGGAATAGGAAGCTATTTATCTGTTCACGAAGGGCCTCAGAGTATTTCCTCTGTATTCAGACCAACGCCTCTTCAAGAGGGTATGATTGTGTCTAATGAACCGGGTTATTATCAAGCGGGTGATTATGGTATCCGTATTGAAAATTTAATGCTGGTAAAACAGGCGCAAAATCCAAAGAGCACGAAGCATTTTCTAGAGTTTGAGGTGTTAACCTATACTCCCATAGATCGTGAATTGATTGATTTATCTCTTCTTAATGAAGACGAGGTTTCTTGGATTAATACATATCATTCGAATACTTTTTCTAAAATTGCTCCAGAAGTTGAGCCTGAAGTTCAAGAATGGCTTAAAAAGGTGTGTGAACCTCTTTCTGAGTAA
- a CDS encoding GNAT family N-acetyltransferase gives MDIIIRKAKSSDLPALLKITNYAIEHTDALWINTPFTLDQRQRWMEDRRAHGFPVFVAVNENNELLGYASYGPFRAFEGYSQTIENSVYVGHQHQGKGVGRRLLAELIDHAKEAGFHVMIAGITAGNDASVALHKSFGFEQKGLLSQVGFKKGRWLDLLFMTLLLEKDTSTLKSLS, from the coding sequence ATGGATATTATCATCCGTAAGGCTAAAAGTTCTGATCTTCCTGCCTTACTAAAAATTACTAATTATGCCATTGAGCATACAGATGCCTTATGGATTAATACACCTTTTACACTCGACCAAAGGCAGCGATGGATGGAAGATCGAAGAGCACACGGTTTTCCTGTATTTGTTGCTGTAAATGAAAATAATGAGCTTTTGGGATATGCATCTTATGGTCCATTCAGGGCCTTTGAAGGATATTCCCAAACGATTGAGAATTCAGTGTATGTGGGGCACCAGCATCAAGGCAAAGGCGTTGGAAGACGCCTTTTAGCAGAGTTAATTGATCATGCTAAAGAAGCTGGTTTCCATGTTATGATTGCAGGGATCACAGCTGGAAATGATGCTTCAGTCGCTTTGCATAAAAGTTTTGGGTTTGAGCAAAAAGGCCTTTTATCTCAAGTTGGTTTTAAAAAAGGGCGTTGGTTAGACCTTTTGTTTATGACGCTTCTCCTAGAAAAAGATACATCCACTTTAAAGAGTTTATCATGA
- a CDS encoding 50S ribosomal protein L11 methyltransferase, with protein sequence MAPRSVSRRHASALETLSLTVEEEFVPIFEQALMCACETVGIFEADDEQKYWRIEGVKDIGYKEDELDNALSVARILTGCNADLHRESTEAEGWLARTYESFPEQEVGKRFTIRGTHLHRADNRSRLTITLDAGIAFGSGEHGSTRGCIRALEMVSYRKPQNILDMGCGSGILAMAAAKLLHQPVLAVDIEPWSVRTAKSNARLNGQGNLIDCRFGNGWNTDAVRSKGPYNLVFANILARPLCRMAKSLALNLAPDGTAILAGLLYSQANMVLAAHRRQGLILERILREGDWATLILRRRG encoded by the coding sequence ATGGCCCCTCGTAGTGTTAGCCGCCGGCATGCAAGCGCTTTAGAAACCCTTTCATTAACTGTTGAAGAAGAGTTTGTTCCCATTTTTGAACAAGCTTTGATGTGTGCTTGTGAGACTGTTGGAATATTTGAGGCAGATGACGAGCAAAAATATTGGCGCATAGAAGGTGTCAAAGATATTGGGTATAAAGAAGACGAGCTTGATAATGCCCTTTCCGTTGCGCGTATTCTTACAGGTTGTAATGCGGATTTGCACCGAGAGTCCACAGAAGCTGAAGGTTGGTTAGCGCGGACGTATGAATCTTTTCCTGAGCAGGAAGTTGGCAAAAGATTTACTATTCGTGGAACACATTTGCACCGTGCGGATAACCGATCCCGCTTAACAATTACACTGGACGCAGGGATCGCTTTTGGCTCTGGCGAACATGGCTCAACACGAGGGTGTATTCGTGCTTTAGAAATGGTTTCTTACCGTAAGCCACAAAATATTTTAGATATGGGATGTGGATCCGGTATTTTAGCTATGGCAGCGGCTAAATTGTTGCATCAACCTGTTCTTGCCGTTGATATAGAACCATGGTCCGTGCGTACAGCTAAATCAAATGCACGATTAAACGGTCAAGGGAATTTGATTGATTGTCGCTTTGGGAACGGCTGGAACACAGATGCTGTTCGTTCTAAAGGTCCTTATAATTTGGTTTTTGCCAATATTTTAGCGCGTCCTTTATGTCGAATGGCAAAATCTTTAGCGTTGAATTTGGCACCTGATGGAACAGCTATTTTGGCAGGGTTGTTGTATAGCCAAGCGAATATGGTTTTGGCGGCCCATAGGAGGCAGGGGTTGATTTTGGAACGCATACTTCGTGAAGGTGATTGGGCGACCTTAATATTGCGTCGGCGAGGATAA
- a CDS encoding ATP-dependent helicase, producing MQHNSLTPSSDYLSRLNSEQRRAIETTEGPLLILAGAGTGKTRVLTTRFAHILLTGKAYPSQILAVTFTNKAAKEMKERVGAILGEPVEGLWLGTFHAICARMLRRHAEYVQLTSGFNILDTDDQLRLLKQVMEPFQIDTKRWPPNQLLGIIQRWKDRGLTPDRVTPVEDTDFANGHALAIYRLYQERLQTLNACDFGDLMLHVVEILRTKPDVLAQYHRIFRYILVDEYQDTNTIQYLWLRLLAKRHDGISNIACVGDDDQSIYSWRGAEIENILRFEKDFPGAKVVRLEENYRSTDQILAAAAGLISHNEGRLGKTLRSGRKNAHGEKVQIIGVHDSDEEARVVGGAIERLQKSGHPLSEIAILMRAGFQTRPFEERLLMLGVPYRVVGGLRFYERAEIRDCLAYMRVLSQPSDDLAFERIINVPKRGIGAVALQKLHKEAQTLPCSLVDAVNIQLSTDSLKGKSKKALSHLMANFTQAKATLDTEGHVVASEQLLEESGYLQMWRDDRSVEAPGRLENIRELMRAIGDFATLEGFLEHVALVMDIDRTETDEKVNLMTLHGAKGLEFDTVFLPGWEEGVFPSQRSLDEGGNRALEEERRLAYVGLTRARQRAVILHAASRRIYANWQSSIPSRFIDEIPLEYIDMRGESVEKRRQASFSPSMFASGTFTSTRSNRSQPAYKRITDIKETTAHIPLGATVFHQKFGEGLVISSDGDRLEVNFNNVGIKRILANFVEIKS from the coding sequence GTGCAACATAATTCTCTTACCCCCTCTTCGGACTATTTGTCTCGATTAAATTCAGAGCAACGGCGTGCAATTGAAACAACAGAGGGGCCTTTGTTGATTCTTGCTGGTGCAGGAACAGGCAAAACGCGTGTGTTAACTACACGTTTTGCCCATATTTTACTAACTGGCAAAGCATATCCAAGTCAGATTTTAGCGGTCACTTTTACGAATAAAGCGGCTAAAGAAATGAAGGAGCGGGTTGGTGCTATCTTAGGTGAACCTGTTGAAGGGTTATGGCTGGGCACTTTTCATGCCATTTGTGCGCGCATGCTGCGGCGTCATGCAGAGTATGTCCAGTTAACATCTGGATTTAATATCTTAGACACAGACGATCAGCTCCGTCTTTTAAAACAAGTGATGGAACCGTTTCAGATTGATACAAAACGGTGGCCTCCCAATCAGTTATTGGGAATTATTCAGCGATGGAAAGATAGAGGATTAACCCCTGATCGGGTAACGCCTGTAGAAGATACAGATTTTGCTAATGGCCATGCCCTAGCTATTTACCGCCTCTATCAAGAACGTCTTCAGACTTTAAATGCATGCGACTTTGGGGATCTTATGTTGCATGTGGTTGAAATTTTAAGAACAAAGCCTGATGTTCTGGCTCAGTATCATAGAATTTTTAGGTATATATTAGTCGATGAATATCAGGATACGAATACGATCCAATATTTGTGGCTTAGGCTTCTCGCAAAGCGTCATGATGGCATTTCAAACATTGCTTGTGTAGGTGATGATGATCAGTCCATCTATTCTTGGCGAGGAGCAGAAATCGAAAACATATTGCGGTTTGAGAAAGATTTCCCAGGGGCTAAAGTTGTTCGTCTTGAAGAAAATTATCGATCAACGGACCAAATTTTGGCAGCTGCGGCTGGTTTAATTTCACATAATGAAGGGCGACTAGGAAAAACCCTGCGTTCTGGGCGTAAGAACGCTCACGGTGAGAAAGTTCAGATTATAGGCGTGCATGATTCAGATGAGGAAGCGCGCGTTGTCGGTGGAGCTATAGAGCGCCTTCAGAAATCAGGGCATCCTCTCTCTGAGATTGCTATTTTGATGCGTGCAGGCTTCCAGACGCGTCCTTTTGAAGAGCGTCTGTTAATGCTAGGGGTCCCTTATCGCGTTGTGGGTGGTTTGCGTTTTTACGAAAGAGCTGAAATTCGGGATTGTCTCGCTTATATGCGTGTTTTATCTCAGCCATCAGATGATTTGGCCTTTGAGCGTATCATTAACGTTCCTAAACGTGGGATCGGTGCTGTTGCTCTTCAGAAATTGCATAAAGAGGCTCAAACCCTTCCCTGCTCTCTTGTTGATGCTGTAAATATTCAGCTTTCTACAGACAGTCTGAAAGGGAAATCAAAAAAAGCTTTATCTCATCTGATGGCTAATTTTACTCAGGCGAAAGCAACACTGGATACAGAAGGACATGTCGTTGCAAGTGAGCAGCTTTTGGAAGAATCAGGTTATCTTCAAATGTGGAGAGATGATCGATCTGTCGAAGCGCCAGGGCGTCTTGAAAATATTCGTGAGCTTATGCGGGCGATTGGTGATTTTGCAACGCTTGAAGGGTTTTTAGAGCATGTGGCTTTAGTCATGGATATTGATAGAACTGAAACAGATGAGAAAGTTAATCTCATGACGCTTCATGGTGCAAAAGGACTGGAGTTTGATACTGTTTTTCTTCCTGGTTGGGAGGAAGGAGTTTTCCCATCCCAGCGGTCATTAGATGAAGGTGGTAATCGAGCGTTAGAAGAAGAACGTCGCCTTGCTTATGTTGGTCTTACACGTGCGCGCCAACGGGCTGTTATTTTACACGCGGCAAGCCGACGCATTTATGCGAATTGGCAAAGTTCGATCCCTAGTCGATTTATTGATGAAATACCGTTAGAATATATAGATATGCGGGGAGAAAGTGTTGAAAAACGGAGGCAAGCTTCTTTTAGTCCGTCCATGTTTGCGTCGGGTACTTTTACCAGTACACGTTCTAACCGTTCACAGCCTGCTTACAAAAGAATTACAGATATAAAAGAAACAACAGCTCATATTCCCCTTGGGGCGACAGTTTTTCATCAAAAATTTGGAGAGGGGTTAGTCATTTCTTCAGACGGTGATCGGTTGGAAGTGAACTTTAATAATGTCGGAATAAAACGCATTTTAGCGAATTTTGTGGAGATAAAATCATGA
- a CDS encoding JAB domain-containing protein, which yields MTAGAESLADYELLEMLLFLSVPRKDTKPMAKKLINYYGSLIDIFRAPTKELQALGLNNDIIRTLRLPAIAAERLSLAEKREKPVLGNWDALTGYLDVSLKNASPNQFRILYLDNRNKLLSDEAITEFNDHKTLNKTIGKQALSLHASAIIGVYFQPKITLPQLADISQQIKTALNFLSITTHDFLYAQDPNHYKSFQQENIL from the coding sequence ATGACTGCCGGCGCTGAGAGCCTAGCTGATTATGAATTGTTAGAAATGCTTCTTTTTTTGAGTGTGCCGCGCAAAGACACTAAGCCCATGGCCAAAAAACTAATCAATTATTATGGAAGTTTAATCGATATTTTTCGTGCTCCAACAAAGGAACTGCAAGCGCTTGGTTTAAATAATGATATTATTCGAACTTTGCGCTTACCAGCTATTGCTGCAGAACGGCTTTCACTCGCAGAAAAAAGAGAAAAACCTGTTTTAGGAAATTGGGATGCTTTAACCGGATATTTGGATGTTTCTTTAAAAAATGCATCGCCTAATCAATTTCGAATATTATATCTTGATAACCGCAATAAACTTTTATCTGATGAAGCTATAACAGAGTTTAATGATCACAAAACTCTCAATAAAACAATCGGAAAACAAGCTTTATCTCTGCATGCTTCCGCGATTATTGGGGTTTATTTCCAACCAAAAATCACTCTTCCGCAACTAGCGGATATAAGCCAACAGATAAAAACAGCACTGAATTTTTTATCTATTACAACTCATGATTTTTTATACGCTCAAGATCCAAACCATTATAAAAGCTTTCAGCAAGAAAATATTTTATAA
- the radC gene encoding RadC family protein: protein MTDIHLKQNKLQSFKEFIETPNVKIDDLILTGRGRYLTDLDILAYIISLCIKDNDLSFLLAQSLLEKFHSFAMVLISRGEDIMSINDMKLSIIPMIKVLQELGLRYNKQRMPSKDIIRNEKELIEYLSSRLSREVIEQFRILFLDDEKSLISDEAQARGTINHTPVYPREVARRALELNATSLILVHNHPSGDPSPSKADLDMTKHIQITLETIGIELFDHFIIGNGVHTSFKKEGFL, encoded by the coding sequence ATGACTGATATTCATCTCAAACAAAATAAACTACAATCTTTTAAAGAGTTCATTGAGACACCAAACGTGAAAATTGATGATTTAATTTTGACAGGTCGTGGGCGTTATTTAACTGATTTGGATATTCTTGCTTATATTATTTCCCTTTGCATAAAAGATAATGATCTTTCTTTTTTACTAGCCCAATCACTTTTAGAAAAGTTCCACTCTTTCGCAATGGTTCTAATATCAAGAGGGGAGGATATAATGAGCATTAATGATATGAAACTCAGTATTATTCCCATGATCAAAGTATTACAAGAATTAGGCCTTCGGTATAACAAACAAAGAATGCCATCAAAAGATATCATCCGAAATGAAAAAGAACTTATTGAATATCTTAGTTCTCGTTTATCACGAGAAGTTATTGAACAATTTCGTATTTTATTCTTGGATGATGAAAAAAGCTTAATTTCTGATGAAGCTCAAGCACGAGGAACAATTAATCATACTCCCGTTTATCCACGAGAAGTGGCGAGAAGGGCACTCGAGCTGAATGCAACATCACTTATTTTAGTGCACAACCACCCCAGCGGAGACCCCAGCCCATCTAAAGCTGATTTGGATATGACCAAGCATATTCAAATCACTTTAGAGACAATTGGCATTGAGTTATTTGATCACTTTATTATTGGCAATGGCGTTCATACTAGTTTTAAAAAAGAAGGTTTCTTATAA